ATTACTAATTTTCCTTCAGGTGTATCTTTTATAACAATCATATTCTCTGGCTGATTCTGCCACCACCAATAATATCCAATACCAGCAACGATAACTAATAATCCAACTATTATTAATATAATTACTAATTTCTTTTTCATAATTTTATATTTTTAATTTTTATTAATCCAATAATAAATTTTTCTATTTTAACATTATTAAATTTTATTTTCAAATTACACTACAAAAAAATCGGCTCGTTGGAGCCGATTTTTTGTGGTATTCTTTTTTATTATTTTAGTTCTTCTCCGAGTTCTTTTCTTATAAGATTAACCAAGTCTTTTGTTGTAGTGCTGGCTTTTAAAACGTATCTTGTATTATACTCTTGAGCAATTTTTCTCACTTCTGGCGTGTCGTAGTTTGAATAAAGAATAACTGGAATATCTTTTGTTTGTGGATCTGCTTTAAGTTTCCTTAGAGCGTCTGTTCCGTCCATATTAGCGTCTGGTAAAATAATATCAAGTAATATTAAGTCTGGCTTCTCCTCTTTTGCAATGGCAACGCCACTCTCTGCGTCTATAGAACGAGAAACTTCATAACCTTCTACTTTAAGCCGTTCGCCATACATTTCAGCAAGTACTTTCTCATCCTCTATCATTAATATTTTCTTTGCCATATAATTACTACGAATTTACTAATAATTACGAATATACTTATTATATTATAACAAAACCTTTATAAATTTAAAATACGTTTAAACTTTACGCCATTATTTGTAAAATTGACCAAAAGCCCTAATTTTAATTTTCTCGCTTTTAAATATGCATAAACTTGTTCTATGTCTTTTCTTGAAAATCTATCCCCCTTTTTAATTTCTAATATTATTTTATCTTCTATCAAAAAGTCAAGAAAATATCTGCCTATCTTTTCATCTAAATATTTTAAAGGCACCAAAACTTGCTCTTGAAAATTCAATTTTTCTTTTTTAAAAACTGCTGCAATAGCTCTCTGGTAATATTTTTCTTGGTAGCCAACGCCTAAATTGTTATATACTTCAAACATTATTCCAATAATTCTATAGCTCAATTCTGGATAAATCAAATCTGTTTTTATTATCTTTGTCTTGTCCATTATATTCGTAAATTCGTATATATTCGTAAATTCGTAGGAACTATCAAAAATCTTTTAAAAATTTCTGCATTTTAGCTCCATTTATCGGCAATTCTACATAAAAGAGACTTCCCTTGCCTCTCCCTTCGCTCTTTGCCCAAATTTTTCCTTTGTGCGCCTCAACTAATTTTTTGGCAACATAAAGCCCAACGCCAGAACCCTCAGGAAATAATCTTACGCCAGTTCCTCTCCTGTAAATTTTAAAAAGCTGACTCATATCTTTTTTGGAAATTCCCATACCAGTATCTGAAACAGTAATTAATATTCTTTTTTGTGTTCCGTTTTTTTCTTCAACTTTTACCTCAACATTACCATGGTCAGTATATTTAATTGCATTGTCAATTAAATTTAAAACAACTAATCTTATTTTTTGAGGGTCAATTGTAATTTTAGATAAATCCTTCTCGGGTTCTTTGTATATAAGTTTAAGTTTTTTCTTTGATGCCCTTACATAAAGTTCATCTACTATACTTTGGATAAGATCTTCAAGTTGGGTTTCTTTAAATTCAAACTCCATTCTTCCCATCTCAAGACGAGATATGTCCAAAAGCGAATTTACCAATCTTATAAGTCTTTCACTTGAATCATTAACTTTATCAAGCGTTACTCTTACTTTATCTGAAATATCTCCATAAATTCCCTCTTGTACCATTGCAACATATCCTTTAATCGCGGTTAAAGGAGTTCTTAGCTGGTGAGATGCAATTGACAAGAACTCGGTTTTTGCCTCGTCTAATCTTTTAAGTTCTTTATTGGCTGCTTCAAGTTGTTCTTTTAATTCTATCTCCCGCAAAACACTTCTTATTAATAGATATCCAAAGAAACAATAAAAAAGGAAAAGTCCGCTATTTAAAATTCTCATAGCCATACTTGGAGCAACAATAGCTTGGAATAATAAAATTAGTCCAATTAAGCCTACGAATAGTTCTGTCAAAACTACCCTAATTCCAAAAAGTTTTTTAGATATAATTGCAAAAGCCGTAAAACCAACAAAGAAAAGAGTAAAATATGGTCCAAACTGAGATGGTTCAAATGCTCCGAAAAATAAAGGAATTAAAAAATTTGTAAATGTAGCCAGAGTGCCTGCGACAATCAAGCCTATTGCTAAATATTTTAACTGAAGTCTTTCTATTCCTTTTAAACGAATATATTTCCTTACTAATATTGCAAAAGCCATTATAATATAAGCGAGAAAATAAAGTGCAAATACAATAACAAAATTTCCGAAAACTAAATCTACTCCAACATTTTTTTTCATTGCTATATCTTTCACAATTAAGTCAGTAAATGTTAAAACAACAACAAATAGAGCGGGTAATATTATCAATAATTTCTTTTTTAACGACATTTTTTTCTCTTGTCGAGGAAATATCATCGTAAAAATTAAGAGACCCAAAGCAAAAAGACCTGTAGTCGTAAAGGTTAATTTTGTTGCTATTAAAGTATGAGGATAGTTTTTTACGTGGTCCGCGGCAAAATTACTTATAATCCATGCAACAATAAAAAGAACCGTGAGAGCAAAAACCTGATTAACTCTCTTCTTTTTGTTTGTCCAAAAAACAATGAATGCTAAAACAAAGTTTATAATCAAAACTATAAAAAAAGTAGCCCAAATTAATATCTCAATCATAAATAAATAGAATAATTATATTATTATATTCAAAACAAAAGCAAAATGCCAGGCTGCAATATAAGCCCGCCTGGCATCTTACAAGGAACTGTTTAGGACTGCGTTTGCTTCCTCCACCACTTCTTCTTCAATGACATCGCCGTTGAGATACTCGTAAAGTGGGGGATTTTCCAGGAAAGCTGCATTGGCCTTATCGCGTGGAAGAACCACTGGAGCAGTCAAGCTGCCCATATAGTACTTCGGTTCCCCTATCTCCTCAAATGGGAAACCAAGAAAGCGAATAAGACCAAGAACAACAACATCAAGGCTTGCAAACCAATGAGTGATGTTCTTTTCGTACCAAGTCTCTCGGTAAAGCGCTCTGATCAAGGCAAGAGATATTGAATGCCTCGCGTACATAGAACGCTCTTCCATGTTCAACGCCTTAAAGACGTCGGAACATATCAATCGAGAGATTTCGCAAGATTTTTCCGCTTTAGGCGGAAAATAGCATTCCGGAAAATCCCTATAGATTGGCAGAGGCAAGTCTTTTGTTGGATAGATCGCCCTCACCATTCCTATAATTCCACTTTTCACCGGCAATCCATCTCTATAGGCGATGAAGGTCGAAGATCTTTCGGGAGAATCATATTCGTCCTGTTCTGAACGAAATGAGTAATTGTTGGCTAACCACCCTAGCTTCCCCACATAGATCTCGTATCGAAGTCGATATGACGCATTTAGCTCCTTTCTCGTCTCTGCTTTTTTTACCACTAAGACAGACATTTAGTTTCACCTCCCTTCTGCAGTCCTCTTATTGTAACGTGCTTGTGTATCTTTATTAAAAATGACTGCAATACATTATAATATTACAATCAGATATTTAAATTCTATCATATTTTATTAATAATGTCAATTTAAAAAAGCGGGGTAGCACTTTCGCACTACCCCATGGGATCGAATTGAACAACGAACGGGAGCTCATGACCCTTTACGGTCTTGATTACGACAGAAACCGTAAGGATTGAAGCTATCCAAGCCGCTATCACTGGCTGAGGATAATGCTCAATTTCCCCTTCAATCACCTGTCCGAGAACAGGCAGAAAGTAGGGATTAAGCTCTACCCTCTTTGCCATGTTGAACATCAACTCCCAAACAGAGATTTTCTCGAGTTCCTGTGGGATAATCCCCTGAGGGATACCCAAAAGGTTTTCGAATGTCTCTCCGTTCGGAGTCAGGCAGAAAAGAACTGATCCCCACCCGACATCAATCGGGTAAAGAAAGATCTTTTTCTGCCGACGGCAAGCCCTTGCAAGCTCCAAAGAGGCGGAGATTCCCGGATCCGGGTCGATACCATCGATTACTATGTCGCACTTAGCAACAAAATCAGTGGCGTTGTCCGGTTTGATAAAATCCGCCCAGGCCTCTACCCTCACATCAGGATTAATCCTGGAAAGGACGTCTATCAGGACAATTGCTTTTTCCTTCCCAACGTCCTCCAGAAAGAAAGCCTGGTGATTTAGGTTCGCTACCTCGACTGTATCAGGGTCAGCCCAAACGAAGTTTTCCACCCCAAGTCGGCACAAAGCCTCTGCTACGAACGATCCCATTCCGCAGCCAGCAATACCGACAGTGAGTTCTCGCAAGCTCCTCTGTTCCTCCTCTGAAAGGAGGCCAGCATTGCGAGAAATGAGTTCCTTATAACGGAACATTCTAATCGACCTCCTTTCTTCGTATATCGATTAGATTTTTTAGGTTCTGTATTTTATATTATACACCGCTTAATTGAAAAAGTCAAACAAAAACGCAGGTTCCCCTGCGTTTTAGATTATTTTTTAAAAAGATTAATTAATCCCAAGTTCC
This region of Candidatus Paceibacterota bacterium genomic DNA includes:
- a CDS encoding GxxExxY protein, whose protein sequence is MDKTKIIKTDLIYPELSYRIIGIMFEVYNNLGVGYQEKYYQRAIAAVFKKEKLNFQEQVLVPLKYLDEKIGRYFLDFLIEDKIILEIKKGDRFSRKDIEQVYAYLKARKLKLGLLVNFTNNGVKFKRILNL
- a CDS encoding response regulator, which encodes MAKKILMIEDEKVLAEMYGERLKVEGYEVSRSIDAESGVAIAKEEKPDLILLDIILPDANMDGTDALRKLKADPQTKDIPVILYSNYDTPEVRKIAQEYNTRYVLKASTTTKDLVNLIRKELGEELK
- a CDS encoding ATP-binding protein; this translates as MIEILIWATFFIVLIINFVLAFIVFWTNKKKRVNQVFALTVLFIVAWIISNFAADHVKNYPHTLIATKLTFTTTGLFALGLLIFTMIFPRQEKKMSLKKKLLIILPALFVVVLTFTDLIVKDIAMKKNVGVDLVFGNFVIVFALYFLAYIIMAFAILVRKYIRLKGIERLQLKYLAIGLIVAGTLATFTNFLIPLFFGAFEPSQFGPYFTLFFVGFTAFAIISKKLFGIRVVLTELFVGLIGLILLFQAIVAPSMAMRILNSGLFLFYCFFGYLLIRSVLREIELKEQLEAANKELKRLDEAKTEFLSIASHQLRTPLTAIKGYVAMVQEGIYGDISDKVRVTLDKVNDSSERLIRLVNSLLDISRLEMGRMEFEFKETQLEDLIQSIVDELYVRASKKKLKLIYKEPEKDLSKITIDPQKIRLVVLNLIDNAIKYTDHGNVEVKVEEKNGTQKRILITVSDTGMGISKKDMSQLFKIYRRGTGVRLFPEGSGVGLYVAKKLVEAHKGKIWAKSEGRGKGSLFYVELPINGAKMQKFLKDF
- a CDS encoding ThiF family adenylyltransferase; protein product: MFRYKELISRNAGLLSEEEQRSLRELTVGIAGCGMGSFVAEALCRLGVENFVWADPDTVEVANLNHQAFFLEDVGKEKAIVLIDVLSRINPDVRVEAWADFIKPDNATDFVAKCDIVIDGIDPDPGISASLELARACRRQKKIFLYPIDVGWGSVLFCLTPNGETFENLLGIPQGIIPQELEKISVWELMFNMAKRVELNPYFLPVLGQVIEGEIEHYPQPVIAAWIASILTVSVVIKTVKGHELPFVVQFDPMG